A genome region from Leguminivora glycinivorella isolate SPB_JAAS2020 chromosome 13, LegGlyc_1.1, whole genome shotgun sequence includes the following:
- the LOC125232901 gene encoding CLIP domain-containing serine protease 14D-like, which produces MVFISYKTPDGIQFLCAGSLLNDRYVLTAAHCLSGLEVVGVRIRVYDTDCQGDFGCEASSQDILIEEAIIHPGYDRKPVIRNDIGLLRLKNPVDLLFNNAGTVCLPVTRSMRRRNVVDQPATVAHRQQSEKSYESATLLYVNVSIYTAQHCQEQYNRNRQHGAEDDMQNKICSDSSSKGSCRGFSGAPLMVWDRFGDRNRFIQYGIVSYGPNRCGTLYPEVYTDVTKYMAWVLNSIKA; this is translated from the exons ATGGTCTTCATATCCTATAAAACAC CGGATGGCATCCAGTTCCTGTGTGCCGGTAGCCTCCTCAATGATCGTTACGTGTTGACCGCGGCCCACTGTCTCTCAGGGCTGGAAGTGGTCGGAGTGAGGATACGAGTTTATGACACGGACTGCCAGGGAGATTTCGGATGTGAAGCTAGTTCACAG GATATACTCATAGAAGAAGCAATTATTCACCCAGGATATGATCGTAAACCGGTTATAAGGAATGACATCGGACTCTTGAGGCTGAAAAATCCTGTAGATCTATTATTCA ACAACGCTGGCACAGTTTGCCTGCCAGTAACCCGGTCCATGAGACGCCGCAATGTAGTGGACCAGCCAGCTACCGTCGCCCACAGGCAGCAATCGGAGAAAAGCTACGAATCCGCCACACTGCTATATGTCAACGTGTCAATATACACTGCTCAGCACTGCCAGGAGCAATATAACAG AAACAGACAACACGGCGCAGAAGACGACATGCAGAACAAGATCTGCTCCGATTCCAGTAGCAAAGGTTCCTGCCGAGGGTTCTCTGGAGCGCCCCTAATGGTGTGGGACAGGTTTGGGGACCGCAACCGATTTATCCAGTACGGCATCGTGTCGTATGGCCCGAATCGGTGCGGCACCCTGTATCCTGAGGTCTACACTGACGTCACCAAGTACATGGCATGGGTTTTGAACTCGATAAAAGCGTAG
- the LOC125232987 gene encoding uncharacterized protein LOC125232987 isoform X2: MRLVVINCIFLVWLATALAEDRPRRHLHLIKDLIVNKLFSCNGPNCTQPAAPDVQFYSIPGFSDVVIKAVPKATLQPVTYEKIPPNSHIGIVGSYLGTSTLNETYNALLGVKNLLTSGILSGKAEILKEVYRLLPAHFHTDKLEPEK; the protein is encoded by the exons ATGCGGTTGGTGGTGATTAAT TGTATATTTCTGGTATGGCTGGCCACAGCGCTAGCGGAGGACCGACCGCGTCGCCACCTCCACCTGATCAAGGATCTGATCGTCAACAAGCTGTTCAGCTGCAACGGGCCCAACTGCACCCAGCCCGCAGCCCCCGACGTCCAGTTCTACAGCATCCCTGGCTTCAGCGACGTCGTCATCAAAGCTGTCCCCAAAGCAACTCTCCAACCAGTCACCTACGAAAAAATACCACCAAATTCACACATAGGCATTGTTGGATCCTATCTCGGCACCAGCACCTTAAACGAAACCTACAACGCGCTCTTGGGAGTCAAGAATCTACTAACATCGGGAATCCTGAGCGGGAAAGCAGAAATACTGAAAGAA GTGTACCGCCTCCTCCCAGCTCATTTTCATACAGACAAATTGGAGCCGGAAAAATGA
- the LOC125232987 gene encoding uncharacterized protein LOC125232987 isoform X1, with translation MRLVVINCIFLVWLATALAEDRPRRHLHLIKDLIVNKLFSCNGPNCTQPAAPDVQFYSIPGFSDVVIKAVPKATLQPVTYEKIPPNSHIGIVGSYLGTSTLNETYNALLGVKNLLTSGILSGKAEILKEVGLLPSKAYIIAKPIKPCPAPAVTMPLQPVPVLVQPPKVPVFPTQYSYKQVNLDGSLTTYTSSLELGNGVRVTESGKTLPFIIDRIRKIPVRLPVPVLPEVSKIFVSEFAQPVTYAYQQIQDGKMTSYMGLPPTFRQPGPVVVSKTGFPPSPVFVMDGIEKVAAITSYPRGPYFNVAPTPVALNAAVVRPVPPVPNVPTGYSYSQMDVNGGVTTHLASGANGAVIVTDNGILTAPMNVPSIPEKNPHYNPTSHGAYSLAMHMLTAK, from the exons ATGCGGTTGGTGGTGATTAAT TGTATATTTCTGGTATGGCTGGCCACAGCGCTAGCGGAGGACCGACCGCGTCGCCACCTCCACCTGATCAAGGATCTGATCGTCAACAAGCTGTTCAGCTGCAACGGGCCCAACTGCACCCAGCCCGCAGCCCCCGACGTCCAGTTCTACAGCATCCCTGGCTTCAGCGACGTCGTCATCAAAGCTGTCCCCAAAGCAACTCTCCAACCAGTCACCTACGAAAAAATACCACCAAATTCACACATAGGCATTGTTGGATCCTATCTCGGCACCAGCACCTTAAACGAAACCTACAACGCGCTCTTGGGAGTCAAGAATCTACTAACATCGGGAATCCTGAGCGGGAAAGCAGAAATACTGAAAGAAGTAGGTCTACTACCCTCTAAGGCTTACATCATCGCCAAACCGATCAAACCTTGCCCAGCACCTGCGGTTACCATGCCTCTTCAACCTGTCCCAGTCTTGGTACAGCCCCCAAAAGTCCCAGTTTTTCCAACCCAATATTCGTACAAGCAGGTAAACCTAGACGGCTCCCTGACAACTTACACCAGTTCTCTGGAGTTGGGGAATGGCGTGAGAGTGACTGAGAGCGGTAAGACATTACCATTCATCATTGATAGAATTAGAAAAATTCCTGTGCGTTTGCCAGTTCCAGTACTACCAGAAGTATCGAAAATATTTGTCTCGGAATTCGCTCAGCCCGTTACATACGCTTATCAACAAATACAAGATGGTAAAATGACATCTTACATGGGACTGCCTCCTACGTTTAGGCAACCAGGACCAGTGGTGGTCTCTAAAACAGGATTCCCTCCATCCCCCGTCTTTGTAATGGACGGAATAGAGAAAGTAGCTGCAATCACATCTTATCCTAGAGGCCCCTACTTTAACGTTGCACCTACACCAGTAGCATTGAATGCTGCAGTGGTAAGGCCTGTGCCGCCAGTACCTAATGTACCTACAGGATATTCTTATTCACAAATGGATGTCAATGGTGGAGTGACAACGCATTTAGCATCTGGAGCAAATGGCGCTGTAATAGTCACTGATAACGGAATACTTACCGCCCCTATGAACGTTCCCAGTATACCGGAGAAAAACCCTCATTATAATCCAACTAGTCATGGAGCGTATTCTTTAGCCATGCATATGCTGACGGCAAAATGA
- the LOC125232892 gene encoding serine protease inhibitor 77Ba-like, which translates to MEISTDKPLISMILFVLRLCACIVLSLGQNQGVEFPQFDINFIRESMTNFSIELLYAAKQQGEQNFVLSPVAAWTMLAVTAEGALGKTRQELLVALRFRPNQASKVVRFFYQEITRQLIVDRTTAEYKKFNGIFLYKDHLFGIDDSFRQIAEEIYNTEAVNLNFENKAAAATVNRAVSLTTEDRIPTIIDESHFNNTELIITSAVYFQGKWTAPFNDSTVKRDFFNRVGEKIGEVNMMYSRYTYPYANISGLQASVIELPYGVDNHMSMILMLPNPGITLQKMIANFLQINFNTVFQELKVSKERAVKIECYIPRFRIVSNFGLNDILKRDMEIHELFDRKKAFLGGLSRWPISGVKVIHKSEIDVTEEVAAPISSGSKTSEFTNDNTIFTFEANRPFIYFVVEKHTNTIVLEGVYQRPILY; encoded by the coding sequence ATGGAAATATCTACTGACAAACCTTTAATCAGTATGATCCTATTTGTGCTCAGATTGTGCGCGTGTATTGTGCTGTCTTTAGGACAAAATCAAGGCGTTGAATTCCCGCAATTTGATATAAATTTTATCCGTGAATCGATGACAAATTTTTCAATAGAGTTATTATATGCGGCAAAACAACAAGGGGAGCAGAACTTTGTCTTGTCTCCGGTCGCAGCGTGGACAATGTTGGCCGTGACTGCCGAAGGCGCGTTGGGCAAGACCCGCCAGGAGCTGCTCGTTGCCTTACGGTTCCGCCCTAATCAGGCGAGTAAGGTGGTCAGGTTCTTCTACCAAGAAATCACGCGGCAGCTTATCGTCGACAGAACTACTGCCGAATATAAGAAATTCAACGGAATATTCTTGTACAAGGACCATTTGTTTGGAATTGATGATAGCTTCCGTCAAATCGCGGAGGAAATCTATAATACAGAAGCAGTTAATTTAAACTTCGAAAACAAAGCAGCAGCGGCCACCGTCAACCGAGCAGTGTCTTTGACTACCGAAGACAGAATTCCCACAATCATTGATGAAAGCCATTTTAATAATACTGAACTGATTATCACCAGTGCTGTTTATTTTCAAGGGAAATGGACTGCACCATTTAATGATTCTACAGTTAAAAGAGATTTCTTTAACAGAGTTGGAGAAAAGATAGGCGAAGTTAACATGATGTATAGTAGATACACATACCCGTATGCGAACATTAGTGGACTTCAAGCAAGTGTGATCGAGTTGCCTTATGGTGTTGACAACCATATGTCTATGATATTAATGCTGCCAAACCCTGGTATCACTCTACAAAAAATGATCGCAAACTTCCTTCAAATAAACTTTAATACAGTGTTTCAGGAACTAAAAGTCTCTAAAGAGCGTGCTGTTAAAATAGAATGTTACATCCCACGCTTCAGAATTGTTTCAAATTTTGGATTAAATGATATTTTGAAACGGGACATGGAAATACACGAACTTTTTGACCGCAAGAAAGCCTTCTTGGGTGGCTTATCCCGGTGGCCAATTAGTGGTGTAAAAGTGATACATAAATCAGAAATCGATGTTACTGAAGAAGTTGCTGCGCCAATCTCGTCCGGAAGTAAAACTTCAGAATTTACAAATGACAATACTATTTTTACATTTGAAGCCAACAggccttttatttattttgttgtggaaaaacaCACGAATACTATTGTATTGGAAGGAGTTTACCAACGCCCTATTTTATATTGA
- the LOC125232899 gene encoding CLIP domain-containing serine protease HP8-like isoform X1 encodes MLNNVAQISVYFVCAFPCASVATLKRDCNDCVVYNLCDTAVTLLRKRDPAADARLKSVFCGFDYNKLPMVCCSELTTGQAPAAIEYHPNLRLFPENCSHNKKKISGSRPAERYEFPWMVLLAYETPLGPQFKCGGSLISERYVLTAAHCLSDLKLIGVRVGELDVDATTACAELGDCIDQIQDLRVEEAIPHAEYRGRPNVRNDIGLLRLRKPVDLSQKNTGVVCLPVSRSQQSFDLGRQVATLAGWGSTEHGSKSSILRTAAVPVYTVENCRKLYNRGKKPNEEDETTNKLCAGQKGIGSCEGDSGGPLMLREEGRFVQYGVDSYGPTLCGADFPTAYTDVTKYVKWILDTIRP; translated from the exons atgttaaacaATGTTGCACAAATTagtgtttattttgtgtgtgccTTTCCTTGTGCTTCAGTTGCCACGttaaaaa GAGATTGCAACGATTGCGTTGTCTACAACTTATGTGACACTGCCGTGACCCTCCTTAGAAAAAGGGACCCAGCAGCAGACGCTCGGCTCAAGAGTGTTTTTTGCGGGTTTGACTATAATAAACTACCTatg GTATGTTGCTCTGAGCTCACAACGGGGCAAGCTCCTGCAGCCATCGAGTACCACCCTAATCTGCGCCTGTTTCCAGAGAATTGTAGCcataacaagaaaaaaataagcg GAAGCCGACCGGCAGAGAGATACGAGTTTCCGTGGATGGTCCTTCTTGCCTACGAAACAC CCCTGGGCCCTCAATTCAAGTGCGGTGGCAGTCTCATAAGTGAGCGATACGTTCTCACCGCGGCCCACTGCCTTTCCGATTTGAAGCTCATAGGCGTGAGAGTTGGGGAGCTCGACGTAGACGCCACCACGGCGTGTGCTGAGCTAGGCGACTGCATTGATCAGATACAG GATTTACGTGTTGAAGAAGCCATACCTCATGCTGAATACCGTGGCAGGCCTAATGTTAGAAACGACATCGGGCTACTAAGGCTGAGGAAACCTGTAGACTTATCTCAGA AAAATACGGGCGTAGTTTGTCTACCAGTGAGCAGAAGTCAGCAGAGCTTCGATCTTGGCAGACAGGTCGCTACGCTTGCCGGGTGGGGCTCCACAGAGCACGGTTCCAAGTCATCTATACTGCGCACCGCCGCTGTTCCTGTATACACAGTTGAGAACTGCCGCAAGCTTTATAACAG AGGCAAAAAACCAAATGAAGAAGACGAGACAACCAACAAGCTCTGTGCCGGTCAGAAGGGCATAGGTTCCTGCGAAGGAGATTCAGGGGGTCCCTTGATGCTTCGTGAAGAAGGACGCTTCGTCCAGTATGGGGTGGATTCATATGGGCCTACCCTGTGCGGCGCTGACTTTCCTACCGCTTACACTGATGTAACGAAGTATGTGAAATGGATACTGGATACTATTAGGCCTTGA
- the LOC125232899 gene encoding CLIP domain-containing serine protease HP8-like isoform X2, with translation MLNNVAQISVYFVCAFPCASVATLKRDCNDCVVYNLCDTAVTLLRKRDPAADARLKSVFCGFDYNKLPMVCCSELTTGQAPAAIEYHPNLRLFPENCSHNKKKISGSRPAERYEFPWMVLLAYETPLGPQFKCGGSLISERYVLTAAHCLSDLKLIGVRVGELDVDATTACAELGDCIDQIQDLRVEEAIPHAEYRGRPNVRNDIGLLRLRKPVDLSQMSRSQQSFDLGRQVATLAGWGSTEHGSKSSILRTAAVPVYTVENCRKLYNRGKKPNEEDETTNKLCAGQKGIGSCEGDSGGPLMLREEGRFVQYGVDSYGPTLCGADFPTAYTDVTKYVKWILDTIRP, from the exons atgttaaacaATGTTGCACAAATTagtgtttattttgtgtgtgccTTTCCTTGTGCTTCAGTTGCCACGttaaaaa GAGATTGCAACGATTGCGTTGTCTACAACTTATGTGACACTGCCGTGACCCTCCTTAGAAAAAGGGACCCAGCAGCAGACGCTCGGCTCAAGAGTGTTTTTTGCGGGTTTGACTATAATAAACTACCTatg GTATGTTGCTCTGAGCTCACAACGGGGCAAGCTCCTGCAGCCATCGAGTACCACCCTAATCTGCGCCTGTTTCCAGAGAATTGTAGCcataacaagaaaaaaataagcg GAAGCCGACCGGCAGAGAGATACGAGTTTCCGTGGATGGTCCTTCTTGCCTACGAAACAC CCCTGGGCCCTCAATTCAAGTGCGGTGGCAGTCTCATAAGTGAGCGATACGTTCTCACCGCGGCCCACTGCCTTTCCGATTTGAAGCTCATAGGCGTGAGAGTTGGGGAGCTCGACGTAGACGCCACCACGGCGTGTGCTGAGCTAGGCGACTGCATTGATCAGATACAG GATTTACGTGTTGAAGAAGCCATACCTCATGCTGAATACCGTGGCAGGCCTAATGTTAGAAACGACATCGGGCTACTAAGGCTGAGGAAACCTGTAGACTTATCTCAGA TGAGCAGAAGTCAGCAGAGCTTCGATCTTGGCAGACAGGTCGCTACGCTTGCCGGGTGGGGCTCCACAGAGCACGGTTCCAAGTCATCTATACTGCGCACCGCCGCTGTTCCTGTATACACAGTTGAGAACTGCCGCAAGCTTTATAACAG AGGCAAAAAACCAAATGAAGAAGACGAGACAACCAACAAGCTCTGTGCCGGTCAGAAGGGCATAGGTTCCTGCGAAGGAGATTCAGGGGGTCCCTTGATGCTTCGTGAAGAAGGACGCTTCGTCCAGTATGGGGTGGATTCATATGGGCCTACCCTGTGCGGCGCTGACTTTCCTACCGCTTACACTGATGTAACGAAGTATGTGAAATGGATACTGGATACTATTAGGCCTTGA